A window of the Gossypium hirsutum isolate 1008001.06 chromosome A05, Gossypium_hirsutum_v2.1, whole genome shotgun sequence genome harbors these coding sequences:
- the LOC121229027 gene encoding peamaclein, translated as MKLVFVTFLLVSIILSSSLFEVSMAGFCNSKCKIRCSKAGIRARCLKYCGICCAKCKCVPSGTYGNKHECPCYRDLKNSKGKPKCP; from the exons ATGAAGCTTGTCTTTGTGACATTCCTGCTTGTTTCTATTATTCTAAGCTCCTCTCTCTTCGAGGTGTCAATGGCAG GTTTCTGCAATTCCAAGTGTAAGATAAGGTGCTCAAAGGCAGGGATTAGAGCTAGATGCTTGAAGTACTGTGGAATTTGCTGTGCGAAATGCAAATGTGTTCCATCAGGGACATATGGGAACAAGCATGAATGCCCTTGTTACAGGGACCTGAAGAACTCCAAGGGCAAGCCCAAGTGCCCTTAG